The Buchnera aphidicola (Cinara tujafilina) genome has a window encoding:
- the rplE gene encoding 50S ribosomal protein L5, with translation MKLFNNEELDIMRIARLKSYYINSVIPILLKRFHYTTVMAVPQIKKITLNMGLGKSISDKKVLNNAINDLQLISGQKPIVTLAKKSIATFKIRKGYPIGCKVTLRGNRKWDFFDKLITVAIPRIRDFRGMPVRSFDGRGNYSLGIREQIIFPEINYDKIDAIRGMDITITIQAQSDMEGQALLSAFNFPFRKK, from the coding sequence ATGAAGTTATTTAACAATGAGGAGTTGGATATAATGAGGATAGCACGGTTAAAATCTTATTATATAAATAGCGTGATTCCGATTCTTTTAAAACGGTTTCATTATACAACAGTGATGGCGGTTCCGCAAATTAAAAAAATAACATTAAATATGGGTCTTGGAAAATCTATTTCTGATAAAAAGGTGTTAAATAATGCAATTAATGATTTGCAATTGATTTCTGGTCAAAAACCTATTGTAACGTTAGCAAAAAAATCTATTGCAACTTTTAAAATTCGTAAAGGATATCCTATTGGATGCAAAGTAACTTTGAGAGGCAATAGAAAATGGGATTTTTTTGACAAACTTATAACTGTTGCTATTCCTCGTATACGGGATTTTCGTGGCATGCCTGTCCGTTCATTTGATGGCCGGGGAAATTATAGTTTAGGTATACGTGAGCAGATCATTTTTCCTGAAATTAATTATGATAAAATTGATGCTATAAGAGGGATGGACATTACTATTACTATACAAGCACAATCAGATATGGAAGGACAGGCGTTGTTATCAGCTTTTAATTTTCCTTTTCGAAAAAAATAA
- the rplX gene encoding 50S ribosomal protein L24: MSAKIRSNDYVIVLTGRDKGKTGIVKLVCPKSNKAIVEGINMVKKHQKPVPSKQKQSGIISKEAFIDLSNLAIFDKKIIKEK, encoded by the coding sequence ATGTCTGCCAAAATACGTTCAAATGATTATGTTATTGTTTTAACTGGACGAGATAAAGGAAAAACTGGAATAGTAAAACTGGTTTGTCCAAAATCTAATAAAGCTATTGTGGAAGGAATTAATATGGTAAAAAAACATCAAAAACCAGTTCCTTCAAAACAAAAACAAAGTGGTATAATTAGTAAAGAAGCATTTATTGATTTATCTAATTTAGCAATTTTTGATAAAAAAATAATAAAAGAAAAATAA
- the rplN gene encoding 50S ribosomal protein L14: MNVFWQTYYFYLNNYNTSGANEIIFINDSFLNSLVTGPKIRVPIGCPVVSFKITQAFLSKRIVEPSVRQIPFLVRTITAFITSPFFTLLRGIASLIATLIISPILAYRRFEPPKTLMHIANFAPELSAIYSIVCT, encoded by the coding sequence TTGAACGTATTTTGGCAGACATATTATTTTTACCTTAATAATTATAATACCTCAGGAGCTAATGAAATAATTTTCATAAATGATTCATTTCTTAATTCTCTAGTAACAGGCCCAAAAATACGAGTACCAATTGGCTGCCCTGTGGTGTCATTTAAAATAACACAAGCATTTTTATCAAAACGAATAGTTGAACCATCAGTACGACAAATACCTTTTTTAGTACGAACTATAACCGCTTTCATAACATCACCTTTTTTTACTTTGCTTCGAGGGATTGCATCTTTAATTGCTACTTTAATAATATCCCCAATATTAGCATATCGACGTTTTGAACCACCTAAAACTTTAATGCACATAGCTAATTTTGCACCAGAATTATCTGCAATATATAGTATTGTTTGTACTTGA
- the rpsQ gene encoding 30S ribosomal protein S17, with protein sequence MKKKNILQGYITSNKMQKSIVVTVHRRIKHPIYKKFISKKTKLHVHDENNSCSLGDLVEICECRPRSKTKAWILVRILKRSIL encoded by the coding sequence ATGAAAAAAAAAAATATTTTACAGGGGTATATTACAAGTAATAAAATGCAGAAATCTATTGTAGTTACGGTACATCGTCGAATAAAACATCCTATATATAAAAAATTTATTAGTAAAAAAACAAAACTACATGTACATGATGAAAATAATTCCTGTTCTCTTGGAGATTTAGTAGAAATTTGTGAGTGCCGACCTAGATCTAAAACCAAAGCATGGATTTTAGTTCGTATATTAAAACGATCGATACTTTAA
- the rpmC gene encoding 50S ribosomal protein L29 — protein sequence MKKINQKDTLELHKLLIGLLKEKLNLRLQLSSGKLKKVHLIKCVKRNIARIKTIITYRKNIIK from the coding sequence ATGAAAAAAATAAATCAAAAAGATACTTTGGAATTACATAAATTATTAATTGGATTATTAAAAGAAAAATTAAATTTACGTTTACAATTATCTTCCGGAAAATTAAAAAAAGTTCATTTAATTAAATGCGTGAAACGTAATATTGCACGTATTAAAACTATAATAACATATCGGAAAAATATTATAAAATGA
- the rplP gene encoding 50S ribosomal protein L16 — protein sequence MLQPKRTKFRKMHKGKNRGLSIGNSIHFGRFGLQAIARGRLTARQIEAARRTITRSIKRQGKVWIRIFPDKPITQKPLEVRMGKGKGNVEYWVALIQPGKILYEVDGISELESRVAFKLAASKLPIKTAFILKTVM from the coding sequence ATGTTACAACCTAAACGTACAAAGTTTCGTAAAATGCATAAAGGTAAAAATCGTGGTTTATCTATTGGAAATTCTATCCATTTTGGGCGTTTTGGTTTACAAGCAATAGCTAGAGGAAGATTAACTGCACGTCAAATTGAAGCAGCACGACGTACAATTACACGTTCAATAAAACGTCAAGGTAAAGTTTGGATACGTATTTTTCCAGATAAACCTATTACTCAAAAACCATTAGAAGTACGTATGGGAAAAGGTAAAGGAAATGTTGAATACTGGGTAGCATTAATTCAGCCTGGTAAAATTTTATATGAAGTAGATGGAATATCTGAATTAGAATCGCGTGTTGCATTTAAATTAGCGGCATCAAAATTACCTATTAAAACTGCTTTTATATTAAAAACGGTAATGTAA
- the rpsC gene encoding 30S ribosomal protein S3 encodes MGQKVHPTGMRLGIIKSWDSIWFASKKEFPNYLDSDFKVRSFLKKTLIKASISRVIIERPSKSIRITIYTARPGIVIGRKGEDVEKLREKIFKIANVPVQINISEIRKPELDAKLVANNIASQLERRIMFRRAMKRSVQNAMRQGAQGIKVEVSGRLGGVEIARREWYREGRVPLHTLRADIEYNTSEAHTTYGIIGVKVWIYKGEILGGMEYSKKRNFTCCFNEKIFS; translated from the coding sequence ATGGGTCAAAAAGTACATCCAACCGGGATGAGATTAGGAATTATTAAATCCTGGGATTCTATTTGGTTTGCAAGTAAAAAAGAGTTTCCAAATTATTTAGATAGTGATTTTAAAGTTCGTTCTTTTTTAAAAAAAACATTAATAAAAGCGTCAATATCTAGAGTTATTATTGAGCGTCCATCTAAAAGTATTAGGATTACGATATATACAGCGCGCCCTGGTATTGTAATAGGGAGAAAAGGAGAAGATGTAGAAAAATTAAGAGAAAAAATTTTTAAAATTGCAAACGTTCCAGTGCAAATAAATATATCAGAAATACGAAAACCAGAATTAGATGCTAAATTAGTAGCTAATAATATTGCATCGCAATTAGAAAGGCGAATTATGTTTCGTAGAGCAATGAAACGTTCCGTACAAAATGCAATGCGCCAAGGGGCTCAAGGAATTAAAGTTGAAGTTAGCGGACGTTTAGGTGGGGTAGAAATAGCACGGAGAGAATGGTATCGTGAAGGTCGAGTGCCATTACATACATTAAGAGCAGATATTGAATATAATACATCTGAAGCACATACTACTTATGGAATAATTGGGGTAAAGGTATGGATTTATAAGGGTGAAATTTTAGGAGGAATGGAATATTCAAAAAAAAGAAATTTTACCTGCTGTTTTAACGAAAAAATTTTCTCGTAA
- the rplV gene encoding 50S ribosomal protein L22, translating into MDIFAKYKQVRSSAQKIRLVVNLVRGKRVLLAKRILSKVNKKAANLVSKVLRSAIANATNNYGLKKEILVISKIFVDSGPVMKRMMPRAKGRADRILKRTSHITIILSDISLRSGE; encoded by the coding sequence ATGGATATATTTGCTAAATATAAACAGGTGCGTTCTTCTGCGCAAAAAATAAGATTAGTTGTAAATCTAGTTAGAGGGAAACGTGTTTTATTAGCGAAAAGAATTTTATCTAAAGTTAATAAAAAAGCAGCAAATTTAGTTTCAAAAGTATTACGGTCTGCAATAGCAAATGCTACTAATAATTATGGTTTGAAAAAAGAAATTTTAGTCATATCTAAAATTTTTGTAGATAGCGGTCCAGTTATGAAACGTATGATGCCGCGAGCAAAAGGTCGTGCTGATAGAATTTTAAAAAGAACGAGTCATATTACAATTATATTATCTGATATTAGTTTACGTTCTGGAGAATAA
- the rpsS gene encoding 30S ribosomal protein S19, whose product MPRSLKKGPFVDAHLFKKVDISLKKDSKKPIRTWSRRSTIFPNMIGLTISVHNGRQHIPVFITEEMVGHKLGEFSITRTYRGHTADKKIKKH is encoded by the coding sequence ATGCCGCGTTCCCTTAAAAAAGGTCCTTTTGTAGATGCACATTTATTTAAAAAGGTTGATATATCTTTAAAAAAAGATAGCAAAAAGCCGATTCGTACTTGGTCTAGACGTTCAACTATTTTTCCGAATATGATTGGTTTAACAATATCCGTACATAATGGACGTCAACATATTCCTGTTTTTATTACAGAAGAAATGGTAGGGCATAAGTTAGGAGAATTTTCAATTACTCGTACGTATCGAGGACATACTGCAGATAAAAAAATTAAAAAACATTGA
- the rplB gene encoding 50S ribosomal protein L2, with product MVIIRCKPTSPGRRHVVKVVSKHLYKGKPYGPLLQKKKRTGGRNNYGRITTRHIGGGHKKLYRILDFKRNKDGISAIVKNIEYDPNRSANIVLLLYQDGSRHYILEPKGIQKGDVIESGPTVMVSLGNALPLKNIPVGTIIHNIEMKLGKGGQIARSAGSYAQLLSRDEKYATLRLRSGELRKVHVNCRATIGEVGNSEHMLRVLGKAGASRRYGIRPTVRGTAMNPVDHPHGGGEGRNFGKHPVSPWGLKTKGYKTRKNKRTENLLYVIELNNRKMIYAAFP from the coding sequence ATGGTAATTATAAGGTGTAAACCCACTTCTCCTGGAAGACGTCATGTTGTTAAAGTTGTATCTAAACATTTATATAAAGGGAAACCTTATGGGCCATTATTACAAAAGAAAAAAAGGACAGGGGGTCGTAATAATTATGGACGTATTACTACTCGTCATATCGGAGGAGGACATAAAAAATTATATCGGATTCTCGATTTTAAAAGAAATAAAGATGGAATTAGTGCAATAGTAAAAAATATAGAGTATGATCCAAATCGATCTGCGAATATTGTTTTATTGCTATATCAAGATGGTAGTAGACATTATATTTTAGAACCTAAAGGCATTCAGAAAGGTGATGTTATAGAATCTGGACCTACAGTTATGGTAAGTTTAGGAAATGCATTACCTTTAAAAAATATTCCTGTTGGTACAATTATTCATAATATTGAAATGAAATTAGGGAAAGGAGGTCAGATTGCTCGTTCTGCTGGTAGTTATGCACAACTTTTATCTCGAGATGAGAAATATGCAACGTTGCGTTTACGGTCCGGAGAACTACGAAAAGTTCATGTAAACTGTCGAGCAACTATTGGTGAAGTAGGGAATTCTGAACACATGTTGCGTGTTTTAGGTAAAGCAGGGGCATCACGTCGATACGGTATTCGTCCAACGGTGCGCGGGACAGCTATGAATCCTGTTGATCATCCGCACGGGGGGGGTGAAGGAAGAAATTTTGGTAAACACCCAGTTAGTCCTTGGGGTTTGAAAACTAAAGGTTATAAAACTAGAAAAAATAAACGGACTGAAAATTTATTATACGTCATCGAATTAAATAATAGGAAAATGATATATGCCGCGTTCCCTTAA
- the rplW gene encoding 50S ribosomal protein L23, whose translation MISEERLLNLLLSPHISEKTSINMQKNNTVILKVLKDATKFEIKIAIEKLFQVYVKKVNILVIKGKKRKKNKIVKSNNWKKAYIILKSGQNLNFLNNKNS comes from the coding sequence ATGATTTCTGAAGAACGATTATTAAATTTATTATTATCACCGCATATATCAGAAAAAACTTCAATTAATATGCAAAAAAATAATACTGTAATTTTAAAAGTATTAAAAGACGCTACAAAATTTGAAATAAAAATTGCAATTGAAAAATTATTTCAGGTATATGTTAAAAAAGTAAATATTTTAGTAATAAAAGGAAAAAAACGTAAAAAAAATAAAATAGTAAAAAGTAATAATTGGAAAAAAGCGTATATTATTTTAAAATCAGGACAAAATTTAAATTTTTTAAATAATAAAAATTCATAA
- the rplD gene encoding 50S ribosomal protein L4, producing the protein MEIEIQDSEEMLTLSDIVFGKSLNEPLIHQVVTSYLSSRRKGSKSQKSRSEVSGSGKKPWRQKGTGRARAGSLRSPIWRSGGVTFAAKPKNYKQKINKKMYQGAIKSIFSELIRQNRVLIFNKFNIDSPKTKSLLNQLNIFKINNALIITHYINKNLSLAAKNLYYIDVINISQINPIKLITYQNIVVTIKAIKNIEEVFI; encoded by the coding sequence ATGGAAATAGAAATTCAAGATTCAGAAGAAATGTTGACGTTATCTGACATTGTTTTTGGAAAATCTTTAAATGAACCCTTAATTCATCAAGTAGTCACTTCGTATTTATCTAGTCGGCGAAAAGGTAGTAAATCTCAAAAAAGTAGATCGGAAGTATCTGGATCTGGAAAAAAACCATGGCGACAAAAAGGCACTGGTCGAGCACGAGCAGGATCTTTAAGGAGTCCTATTTGGAGGTCAGGAGGGGTAACTTTTGCCGCTAAACCAAAAAATTATAAACAAAAAATAAACAAAAAAATGTATCAAGGTGCAATAAAAAGTATTTTTTCTGAATTAATTCGACAAAATCGTGTATTAATTTTCAATAAATTTAATATAGATTCTCCAAAAACAAAAAGTTTATTAAATCAATTAAATATTTTTAAAATTAATAATGCATTAATTATTACGCATTATATTAATAAAAATTTATCCCTTGCTGCAAAAAATTTATATTACATAGATGTTATAAATATCTCTCAAATCAATCCTATAAAATTAATTACTTATCAAAATATAGTAGTTACTATTAAAGCTATTAAAAATATTGAGGAAGTATTTATATGA
- the rplc gene encoding 50S ribosomal protein L3, with protein MIGLIGKKIGMSRIFLDDGISVPISVIEVLKNTITQIKSLRTDSYNAIQVTTGIKKNSHILKPETGHFLKSGVNVGRGLWEFRTNDINQYKLKYEITLNLLSKVKMVDITGISKGKGFSGTVKRWNFCMQDATHGNSLSHRAPGSIGQNQTPGRVFKGKKMSGHLGNTRVTIQNLKIIKIDISKNLLLIKGAIPGFNGNNIIIKPSVKKTH; from the coding sequence ATGATAGGTTTAATTGGTAAAAAAATAGGTATGTCTCGTATCTTTTTAGATGACGGTATTTCAGTACCTATATCTGTAATTGAAGTTTTAAAAAATACTATAACACAAATTAAATCATTACGTACTGATTCTTATAATGCAATTCAAGTAACTACGGGAATAAAAAAAAACAGTCATATTTTAAAACCAGAAACAGGACATTTTTTAAAATCAGGGGTTAATGTAGGACGTGGTTTATGGGAATTTCGTACTAATGATATTAATCAGTATAAATTAAAATACGAAATTACATTAAATTTATTATCTAAAGTTAAAATGGTAGATATAACTGGAATTTCTAAAGGGAAAGGGTTTTCAGGTACAGTAAAAAGATGGAATTTTTGTATGCAAGATGCTACTCATGGAAATTCATTATCTCATAGAGCGCCTGGATCAATTGGTCAAAATCAAACTCCTGGTCGTGTTTTTAAAGGGAAAAAAATGTCTGGGCATTTAGGTAATACACGTGTTACTATTCAAAATTTAAAAATTATTAAAATAGATATTTCAAAAAATTTGCTTTTAATCAAAGGAGCGATTCCTGGATTTAATGGAAATAATATTATTATTAAACCGTCTGTTAAAAAGACACACTAG
- the rpsJ gene encoding 30S ribosomal protein S10, whose protein sequence is MSSQRIRIRLKAFDHRLIDQSTTEIVDTAKRTGAQVRGPIPLPTRKERFTILISPHVNKDARDQYEIRTHKRLIDIVQPTEKTVDALMRLDLAAGVDVQISLG, encoded by the coding sequence ATGTCTAGTCAAAGAATTCGTATACGTTTAAAAGCATTTGATCATCGATTAATTGATCAATCTACTACTGAAATTGTAGATACAGCGAAACGTACAGGAGCACAAGTTAGAGGCCCTATTCCATTACCGACTCGTAAAGAACGTTTTACAATTTTAATTTCTCCCCACGTTAATAAAGATGCTCGTGATCAATATGAAATTCGTACCCATAAAAGATTAATTGATATTGTGCAACCAACTGAAAAAACAGTTGATGCATTAATGAGGTTAGATTTAGCGGCTGGTGTAGATGTACAAATTAGTTTAGGGTAG